The following are encoded in a window of Nibricoccus aquaticus genomic DNA:
- a CDS encoding alpha/beta hydrolase family esterase — MKTGIRSFAFFAIQCVSLCSLVRAEDAEVSAPVTRSREVIQVDGRERNYVISRPAVIIPGRPYPLVFGFHGYRGEVKAWMYDYTQFDALILDQHFIVVYPEGPVSWNSRSDSPDLKFFDQIVEELAAKFPVDRSRIYAFGHSNGAGFASSLLFSRKDTVAAVAAYAGIVRMRTAGPDDRKPPLFIVWGEKDEFAPAASDRVQSSVQAFRNAGYPVTFWAVPNCGHGWGGREQQMEEKILTFFFKHQLPAQALPQSMP; from the coding sequence ATGAAAACGGGCATCCGCTCTTTTGCCTTCTTCGCGATCCAATGTGTGTCCCTGTGTTCGTTGGTTCGGGCGGAAGACGCAGAGGTGTCTGCGCCAGTAACCAGATCTCGCGAGGTGATTCAGGTGGATGGGCGGGAGCGGAACTACGTCATTTCGCGACCGGCCGTGATCATTCCAGGCCGCCCTTATCCGCTGGTTTTTGGTTTCCACGGTTATCGTGGCGAGGTGAAGGCGTGGATGTACGACTACACGCAATTCGACGCGCTGATTCTGGATCAGCACTTCATCGTGGTTTATCCAGAAGGCCCAGTGAGTTGGAACAGCCGCTCTGACAGTCCTGACCTGAAATTCTTCGATCAAATCGTGGAAGAACTCGCGGCAAAGTTTCCGGTGGATCGATCTAGGATCTATGCCTTTGGCCATTCGAACGGAGCCGGCTTTGCTTCATCCCTTCTGTTTTCCCGAAAAGATACCGTTGCTGCGGTGGCTGCCTACGCGGGAATTGTCCGTATGCGGACGGCGGGGCCTGATGATCGGAAACCGCCGCTATTCATAGTCTGGGGTGAAAAAGATGAATTTGCTCCCGCCGCGTCTGATCGCGTGCAGTCGTCCGTGCAGGCATTCCGTAATGCCGGTTATCCGGTGACATTCTGGGCTGTTCCCAACTGCGGACACGGATGGGGCGGTCGCGAACAGCAGATGGAGGAAAAAATCCTCACTTTCTTCTTCAAGCACCAGCTACCTGCACAAGCACTGCCTCAATCGATGCCGTAG
- a CDS encoding carbohydrate kinase family protein — protein sequence MSRPILCFGEVLWDVLPHGRFLGGAPLNVAYHLGRLGHDAKLISAVGRDALGDEARARVKAAGLDDALIAEHPSLPTGSVTVALDAAGQASYDIHHPVAWDEIAAHPTTSGVSAPAAMVFGSLALRGTANRDRLSEWLALKPAVRLCDLNLRPPYDDVRSLDAWVRGCTVLKVNEDEARTLSPESLRGAATERHAAHLAGHYACEMVCVTLGAKGALVWRKGEVFRAESPRVEVRDTIGAGDAFTAALLDGVLRGGEKADWAAVLRRACALGAFVASKDGAQPEYEPGEVAGLS from the coding sequence ATGTCTCGCCCGATTCTTTGTTTTGGAGAAGTGCTTTGGGATGTTTTGCCGCATGGGCGGTTTCTCGGCGGAGCGCCGCTCAATGTGGCTTATCACCTCGGGCGGCTGGGGCATGACGCGAAGTTGATCTCGGCGGTGGGGCGGGATGCGTTGGGCGACGAAGCGAGGGCGCGAGTGAAAGCGGCGGGGCTGGACGATGCGTTGATCGCGGAGCATCCGTCGCTGCCGACGGGCAGCGTGACGGTGGCGCTCGATGCGGCGGGGCAGGCGAGCTATGATATCCATCATCCGGTGGCGTGGGACGAGATCGCGGCGCATCCGACGACGAGCGGCGTGAGTGCGCCGGCGGCGATGGTGTTTGGTTCACTGGCGTTGCGCGGGACGGCGAATCGCGACCGGTTGAGCGAGTGGCTGGCGTTGAAACCGGCGGTGCGGTTGTGCGATTTGAATTTGAGGCCGCCGTACGACGATGTGCGTTCGCTCGATGCGTGGGTGCGCGGCTGTACGGTCTTAAAAGTGAATGAAGACGAGGCGCGCACGCTGTCGCCGGAGTCTTTGAGAGGGGCGGCGACGGAACGTCATGCGGCGCATCTGGCTGGCCACTACGCGTGTGAGATGGTGTGCGTGACGCTGGGGGCGAAGGGCGCGCTGGTGTGGCGGAAGGGCGAGGTGTTTCGCGCGGAGTCGCCGCGTGTGGAGGTGCGCGACACGATTGGCGCGGGAGATGCGTTCACGGCGGCGTTGCTCGATGGGGTTTTGCGTGGCGGAGAGAAGGCGGATTGGGCGGCGGTGTTGCGGCGCGCGTGTGCGCTCGGGGCGTTTGTCGCGAGCAAGGATGGGGCGCAGCCGGAGTATGAGCCGGGTGAAGTGGCGGGGTTGAGCTGA
- a CDS encoding carboxypeptidase M32 gives MTNTTDAFSELNTRLRRAQLLDSIGQLLGWDEQVNLPADSVAHRAAQHAALAETAHAALSDPKIGELLAVLEAQVKTLTSDQQIVVRWARRDYDRATKLPAEFVREKAEQGSRGYHAWAEAKKNADFASYAPVLEKNLELAKREAGYLGQAAAPYDYMIDKHDPGMSAAVIEKLFDELKAGLVPFVREVTASKTKARADLMRGFPVEQQRAFLREVTQKIGFNYERGRIDVSLHPFCSGTGADIRMTTRFDADNPLDSLFSSIHETGHGLYEQGLASDQHHTALGQAAGMGVHESQSRLWENQVARSRGFWKFFEPKFRTAFSEQLKDVSSDEFYLAINAVEPTLIRVDADEVTYNLHVVLRFELEKKLFAGTLAVRDLPKAWNESAQALLGLTPANDREGVLQDVHWSDGAFGYFPSYCIGNMMAAQLWYHALSLRPQLEEEFARGDFTWLLGWLREMIHAQGKRLDTLGLVRHATGEELSPKWLLRYLRERYGALYLK, from the coding sequence ATGACGAACACGACCGACGCTTTTTCTGAACTCAACACGCGCCTGCGCCGCGCGCAGTTGCTCGACTCCATTGGCCAGCTCCTCGGGTGGGACGAGCAGGTGAATCTGCCTGCTGATAGCGTGGCGCATCGCGCGGCGCAGCACGCGGCGCTTGCTGAAACGGCGCACGCGGCATTGAGCGATCCGAAGATCGGCGAGCTTCTGGCTGTGCTCGAAGCGCAGGTGAAAACGCTCACGTCCGATCAGCAAATCGTGGTGCGCTGGGCGCGGCGGGACTATGACCGCGCCACGAAATTGCCCGCCGAATTTGTCCGAGAAAAGGCGGAGCAGGGGAGCCGGGGTTATCACGCGTGGGCCGAGGCGAAGAAGAACGCGGACTTCGCGAGCTACGCGCCGGTGCTCGAAAAAAATCTCGAACTGGCGAAGCGCGAAGCGGGCTACCTCGGCCAGGCGGCCGCGCCGTACGACTACATGATCGATAAACACGATCCGGGCATGAGCGCCGCCGTGATCGAAAAGCTTTTCGACGAGTTGAAGGCGGGACTTGTGCCGTTTGTGCGCGAAGTGACGGCGTCGAAGACGAAGGCGCGGGCCGATCTGATGCGCGGGTTTCCCGTCGAGCAGCAGCGCGCATTTCTGCGCGAGGTGACGCAGAAGATCGGTTTCAATTACGAGCGCGGTCGGATCGATGTGTCGCTGCATCCGTTCTGCTCGGGCACGGGTGCGGACATCCGCATGACGACGCGTTTCGACGCGGACAATCCGCTGGATTCGCTCTTCAGCTCGATCCACGAAACCGGTCATGGCCTCTACGAACAAGGGCTCGCGAGCGATCAGCATCACACCGCGCTCGGGCAGGCGGCGGGGATGGGCGTGCATGAATCGCAGAGCCGGCTTTGGGAAAATCAGGTCGCGCGCAGCCGCGGTTTCTGGAAGTTCTTCGAACCGAAGTTTCGCACGGCGTTTTCGGAGCAGTTGAAGGATGTTTCCTCGGATGAATTCTATCTCGCGATCAATGCGGTCGAGCCGACGTTGATCCGGGTCGATGCCGATGAAGTGACGTACAATCTGCACGTCGTACTGCGCTTCGAGCTGGAGAAAAAACTCTTCGCCGGGACGCTCGCTGTGCGCGATCTGCCGAAGGCGTGGAACGAGTCGGCGCAAGCGTTGCTCGGGCTCACGCCGGCGAACGACCGCGAAGGTGTGTTGCAGGACGTGCATTGGAGCGACGGCGCGTTTGGCTATTTCCCGAGCTATTGCATCGGCAATATGATGGCGGCGCAGCTCTGGTATCACGCGCTGAGTCTGAGGCCGCAGTTGGAGGAGGAATTTGCGCGTGGTGATTTCACGTGGCTGCTCGGCTGGTTGCGCGAGATGATTCATGCGCAGGGCAAGCGACTCGATACGCTCGGGCTCGTGCGGCACGCGACGGGCGAGGAGCTTTCGCCGAAGTGGCTGCTGCGTTATTTGCGCGAGCGTTACGGTGCGCTGTATTTGAAGTGA
- a CDS encoding CPBP family intramembrane glutamic endopeptidase → MNDDPLFQVLMLGAGLFILKLWMDDRRAFANGHPNPKALPGATPAGTKAVIIGIVGALVLLAAETWGEIKLGIADEQSDMTALFALCTLTAAVVEEIIFRGFLVIEKRGRALLWAGVFAASVLFAALHPFLWDWTDGKLTWSFTAKGWFSTAAIFAGSLWFYAVRFASFNPRRSLLPCFAAHAAKNLGVIGVKAVQGHLVGWY, encoded by the coding sequence ATGAACGACGATCCCCTCTTCCAGGTCCTGATGCTCGGTGCCGGTCTTTTCATCCTGAAACTGTGGATGGATGACCGTCGGGCATTCGCGAACGGACACCCCAATCCCAAGGCGCTGCCGGGCGCGACTCCGGCCGGAACGAAGGCGGTCATCATCGGCATCGTCGGCGCGCTCGTTCTGCTAGCCGCTGAGACATGGGGCGAAATCAAACTCGGGATCGCCGACGAGCAATCGGACATGACCGCGCTCTTCGCGCTCTGCACACTGACGGCAGCCGTGGTGGAAGAGATTATTTTTCGCGGCTTTTTGGTGATCGAAAAACGCGGGCGGGCATTGCTCTGGGCGGGCGTGTTCGCGGCGTCGGTGCTGTTCGCGGCGTTGCATCCGTTTTTGTGGGATTGGACCGACGGGAAGCTAACGTGGAGTTTCACCGCCAAAGGCTGGTTTAGCACGGCAGCTATTTTCGCAGGGTCGCTGTGGTTTTATGCGGTTCGGTTCGCGAGTTTCAATCCGCGCCGGTCGCTGCTCCCCTGCTTCGCGGCGCACGCGGCCAAAAATCTCGGCGTGATCGGCGTGAAAGCCGTGCAAGGGCATCTGGTCGGCTGGTATTGA
- a CDS encoding polyprenyl synthetase family protein — MAASIPASPERTVAGDFAAVFALLQPHMARLDAYIRSQLDGFEPEIRAMADYCIDTSGKRIRPALVFLSGARPGAAPSDDLIRVAAVVELVHLATLVHDDIMDEADLRRNRRTASREYGAEAAVLLGDALFSHALNLATQFPTTEVCAAVSDSTRKVCAGEIIQTLRRGSTNITHADYRRVIDLKTAELFRVSCFLGSRLAGYPQDFVEAASHFGRHLGIAYQIYDDLADFFGDEKRIGKTLGTDLASGKITLPLLDLMEQLSAEDRAHLIDEILKKRPPQLALRIAQMNRLGVFARVAEAIQAELRVGEEALAPHAALEPVALLLRLGQVLRSQVSALSSHGAATA, encoded by the coding sequence ATGGCCGCCAGTATTCCTGCCTCTCCCGAACGGACCGTGGCCGGCGATTTCGCCGCCGTCTTCGCGCTGCTCCAGCCACACATGGCTCGCCTCGACGCGTACATCCGCAGCCAGCTCGACGGCTTCGAGCCTGAGATCCGCGCCATGGCGGATTACTGCATCGATACGTCGGGCAAACGCATCCGCCCCGCGCTCGTGTTTTTGAGTGGTGCCCGGCCTGGTGCCGCGCCTTCTGATGACTTGATCCGCGTCGCGGCAGTCGTGGAGCTCGTCCACCTTGCCACCCTCGTTCACGACGACATCATGGATGAAGCGGACCTCCGCCGAAACCGCCGCACCGCTTCCCGCGAGTACGGTGCCGAAGCCGCAGTCCTCCTCGGCGACGCGCTCTTCTCGCACGCGTTGAATCTCGCCACGCAGTTCCCGACCACGGAAGTTTGCGCTGCCGTCTCCGACTCCACGCGCAAAGTCTGCGCCGGTGAAATCATCCAGACGCTCCGGCGCGGTTCGACCAATATCACGCACGCCGATTACCGCCGCGTCATCGATCTGAAAACCGCCGAGCTTTTCCGCGTCTCCTGTTTTCTAGGCAGCCGCCTCGCCGGTTATCCGCAGGACTTCGTCGAAGCCGCCTCGCACTTCGGTCGTCACCTGGGCATCGCTTACCAGATCTACGACGATCTCGCTGATTTTTTCGGCGATGAAAAACGCATTGGCAAAACCCTGGGCACGGACCTGGCCAGTGGGAAAATTACCCTCCCGCTTCTCGACCTCATGGAACAGCTTTCCGCCGAGGATCGTGCGCATCTCATCGACGAAATACTCAAAAAACGCCCCCCGCAGCTCGCTCTGCGCATAGCGCAGATGAACCGCCTCGGTGTGTTCGCGCGTGTAGCCGAGGCGATTCAGGCCGAGCTCCGTGTCGGCGAAGAAGCGCTGGCGCCTCATGCCGCTTTGGAGCCGGTGGCGTTGTTGCTTCGCCTCGGCCAGGTCTTGCGCTCGCAGGTGAGCGCGTTGTCCAGCCATGGGGCGGCGACAGCCTGA
- a CDS encoding sigma-70 family RNA polymerase sigma factor, with protein sequence MLAGSKSLAKPLVGSPERQHEAGSDWQIVQCVQAGDVAAFDRLIVKYRERVYGVIYNMAANREDAADLTQDSFIKAFQSINRFQGQSSFFTWLYRIAVNSTLTHLRKARLRSFFSFEKIHEEDKSAEIINQLTDKKGADRELFVKELQEKLNEAMLKLSIKHRTVVTLFEIDGLSHEEIAEVMDCSVGTVRSRLHYAKQLLQAELQSYTQS encoded by the coding sequence ATGCTCGCTGGCTCCAAATCGCTCGCCAAACCGCTGGTCGGCTCCCCCGAGCGTCAGCACGAGGCCGGCTCCGACTGGCAGATCGTACAATGCGTGCAGGCCGGCGATGTCGCCGCGTTTGACCGCCTCATCGTGAAATACCGCGAACGCGTTTACGGCGTGATCTACAACATGGCAGCGAACCGCGAGGACGCCGCCGATCTCACGCAGGATTCCTTCATCAAAGCCTTCCAGTCGATCAACCGCTTCCAAGGCCAGTCCTCCTTTTTCACCTGGCTGTACCGCATCGCGGTCAACTCCACGCTTACCCATCTGCGCAAGGCCCGGCTCCGCTCCTTCTTCAGTTTTGAGAAGATCCATGAAGAGGATAAATCAGCCGAGATCATCAACCAGCTGACCGATAAAAAGGGCGCGGATCGCGAGCTGTTCGTGAAGGAGCTCCAAGAAAAATTGAACGAGGCGATGCTCAAATTGTCTATCAAGCATCGTACCGTGGTTACTTTATTCGAAATCGATGGTTTGAGTCATGAAGAGATCGCCGAGGTCATGGACTGCTCGGTGGGCACGGTGCGTTCACGTCTTCACTACGCCAAGCAACTCCTCCAGGCAGAGCTTCAGAGCTACACCCAATCATGA
- a CDS encoding DNA topoisomerase IV subunit B has product MAQGYTEANIKTLSPLEHIRLRPGMYIGRLGNGSHPEDGIYVLLKETVDNCIDEYTMGFGKKVEIDITDRSIRVRDFGRGIPLGKLVECVSIINTGAKYDSETFKKAIGLNGVGQKAVNALAFEYRAQAFREGQTRTVEFLQGKIKKDGKIVAATNGEKNGTLIEFTPDEALFGKDFRFRPEFVEEMLWNYAYLNRGLTLTLNGKAFKSENGLKDLLAKKLTGEPLYPLIHIEAEDIEVAMTHGAHYGEEYYSFVNGQHTTMGGTHLAAFREGLVTTFRNFFKKDYDAADIRQSIVAAVSVRVMEPVFESQTKTKLGSNDIGPGGPSIRLFISNFLQQQLDNWLHRNPEAAQALKNKIEDSERERKELAGIRNLARERAKKASLHNKKLRDCRVHLDSKDKRAEDSTLFIVEGDSAAGSLTSCRDVQTQAVFALKGKPLNTYGLTKKVIYENEEFHLLQSALNIEDGLDGLRYNRVIIATDADVDGMHIRLLLLSFFLQFFPELITNNHIFILETPLFRVRNKKRTIYCYDEDEKQKAVAELGSTHEITRFKGLGEISANEFKDFIGENIRAEKVSLEHLHNSAELLSFYMGKNTPDRQEFIIENLRVEKDLVGA; this is encoded by the coding sequence ATGGCCCAAGGTTATACCGAAGCGAACATCAAGACTCTTTCCCCGCTCGAGCACATCCGCCTGCGGCCTGGCATGTACATCGGCCGCCTCGGCAACGGCTCGCATCCGGAGGACGGCATCTACGTGCTCCTCAAGGAAACCGTCGATAACTGCATCGACGAATACACGATGGGGTTCGGCAAGAAGGTCGAGATCGACATCACCGACCGCTCGATTCGCGTGCGCGACTTTGGCCGCGGCATCCCGCTCGGTAAGCTCGTCGAGTGCGTTTCCATCATTAACACCGGCGCGAAGTACGACAGCGAAACCTTCAAAAAAGCCATCGGCCTCAACGGCGTCGGCCAGAAGGCCGTCAACGCGCTTGCCTTCGAATACCGCGCCCAAGCCTTCCGCGAAGGCCAGACGCGCACGGTCGAATTTCTCCAGGGCAAAATCAAAAAAGACGGCAAAATCGTCGCCGCCACCAACGGCGAGAAAAACGGCACGTTGATCGAGTTCACGCCGGACGAAGCGCTCTTCGGAAAAGATTTCCGGTTCCGCCCCGAATTCGTCGAGGAGATGCTCTGGAACTACGCCTACCTCAATCGCGGCCTGACGCTCACGCTCAACGGCAAGGCCTTCAAATCCGAGAATGGCCTCAAGGATCTCCTCGCCAAAAAACTCACCGGTGAGCCGCTCTATCCGCTGATCCACATCGAAGCTGAGGACATCGAAGTCGCGATGACGCACGGCGCGCACTACGGCGAAGAGTACTACTCGTTCGTCAACGGCCAGCACACCACGATGGGCGGCACTCACCTCGCCGCCTTTCGCGAAGGTCTCGTCACGACCTTCCGCAATTTCTTCAAAAAAGATTACGACGCCGCCGACATTCGCCAGTCGATCGTCGCCGCCGTTTCGGTTCGCGTGATGGAGCCGGTCTTCGAGTCACAGACGAAAACCAAACTCGGCTCCAACGACATCGGCCCAGGCGGCCCGTCGATCCGTCTCTTCATCAGCAATTTTCTCCAGCAGCAGCTCGACAACTGGCTTCACCGGAATCCCGAGGCCGCTCAGGCGCTCAAAAACAAAATCGAAGACAGCGAGCGCGAGCGCAAAGAACTCGCCGGCATCCGCAACCTCGCCCGCGAGCGCGCCAAGAAAGCCTCGCTGCATAACAAGAAACTCCGCGACTGCCGCGTGCATCTCGACTCGAAGGATAAACGCGCTGAAGACAGCACACTCTTCATCGTCGAAGGTGACTCCGCCGCCGGTTCGCTCACGTCCTGCCGCGATGTGCAGACCCAGGCCGTCTTCGCGCTCAAAGGAAAGCCACTCAACACCTACGGCCTCACCAAAAAAGTCATCTACGAGAACGAGGAATTTCACCTCCTCCAGAGCGCACTCAACATCGAGGACGGGCTCGACGGGCTGCGCTACAACCGCGTGATCATCGCGACCGATGCCGACGTTGACGGCATGCACATCCGTCTGCTGCTGCTCTCGTTCTTCCTCCAATTTTTTCCGGAGCTGATCACTAACAATCACATCTTCATCCTCGAGACGCCGCTCTTCCGCGTGCGTAACAAGAAGCGCACGATCTACTGTTACGATGAAGACGAGAAGCAAAAGGCCGTCGCCGAACTCGGCTCCACTCACGAGATCACGCGCTTCAAAGGTCTCGGCGAAATCTCCGCCAACGAGTTCAAAGACTTCATCGGCGAAAACATCCGCGCCGAAAAGGTCTCGCTCGAACACCTCCACAACAGCGCCGAGCTCCTCTCGTTCTACATGGGCAAAAACACGCCTGACCGGCAGGAGTTCATCATCGAAAACCTCCGCGTGGAGAAGGATTTGGTGGGGGCGTGA
- a CDS encoding DNA gyrase/topoisomerase IV subunit A, protein MAPRKTSKSSDQPELPLNGGETPSASSSAVPPVRAEEPAAAGVEGDSSSTPPPEPPADATPPAPGNNDNAPLAKSYEKWFLEYASYVILDRAVPHIDDGLKPVQRRILHTLWEMDDGRFNKVANVVGAAMRYHPHGDASIGAALVGIAQRGLLIEPQGNFGNLFTGDGAAASRYIEARLTPFAREVVFNPKTTTWQLSYDGRNREPVTLPVKFPLTLAEGAEGIAVGLATKILPHNFNDLCRASINHLNGKKFRIFPDFPTGGIADFSEYNDGERGGKVKVRAKMEARGKNVLAITELPYGTTTTSLIESILSANAKGKLKVKHVDDNTSEQVEILVHLPAGSDPDKITQQLYVFTDCQVSISPAACIIENDKPHFLGVSEILRRSTDKTVALLKLELEIRLGELDQQWHWDSLERIFIEERIYRRIEKSETWENVIAEIRDGLKPFLKDLRREVTDDDITRLTEIKIKRISKFNRFQADEGIKKLEGEMKEVKHHLKHLTEYAIAWFERLQEKYGKGHKRRTTYDEIEQISAAAVVSANQRLYVNREEGFIGLNWRQHEFLTECTILDDVLCFMADGTMKVARVADKVFMGRNIIHVALLPKEGDKAFYTMIYQDKESGKAFAKRFQIGGVTREKLYPLAASEGSKVVFFDVAKTEASLPKSVEVELSPRCSARKKEFSFDLKELSVGGRAAKGITVTEYPVKRVRQS, encoded by the coding sequence ATGGCTCCCCGCAAAACATCGAAGTCCTCCGACCAGCCCGAGCTGCCGCTAAACGGCGGCGAAACTCCGTCCGCGTCATCGTCTGCCGTGCCGCCAGTCCGTGCTGAAGAGCCCGCTGCCGCGGGCGTCGAGGGTGATTCCTCGTCCACGCCACCGCCCGAGCCTCCGGCCGACGCCACGCCGCCCGCACCCGGCAACAACGACAACGCCCCGCTCGCGAAGTCCTACGAGAAGTGGTTCCTCGAGTACGCGAGCTACGTGATCCTTGATCGCGCCGTCCCGCACATCGACGACGGTCTGAAGCCGGTGCAGCGCCGCATTCTCCACACGCTTTGGGAGATGGATGACGGCCGTTTCAACAAAGTCGCCAACGTCGTCGGCGCCGCGATGCGCTATCATCCGCACGGCGATGCTTCGATTGGTGCGGCGCTTGTCGGCATCGCGCAACGCGGCCTGCTCATCGAGCCGCAGGGAAATTTCGGTAACCTCTTCACGGGCGACGGTGCCGCGGCGTCGCGTTACATTGAGGCGCGACTCACACCGTTTGCGCGCGAGGTTGTTTTTAATCCGAAGACCACGACTTGGCAGCTCAGCTACGACGGTCGCAATCGCGAGCCTGTCACATTGCCGGTGAAGTTCCCGCTCACGCTCGCCGAGGGCGCCGAAGGCATCGCGGTCGGTCTCGCGACGAAGATACTCCCGCACAACTTCAACGATCTCTGCCGCGCTTCGATCAATCACCTCAACGGGAAAAAATTCCGCATCTTTCCGGATTTCCCGACGGGCGGCATCGCCGACTTCTCGGAGTACAACGACGGCGAGCGCGGAGGCAAAGTGAAGGTTCGCGCGAAGATGGAAGCGCGCGGCAAGAACGTACTCGCGATCACCGAGCTGCCTTACGGCACCACGACGACCTCGCTCATCGAGTCGATCCTCTCCGCCAACGCGAAGGGCAAACTCAAGGTGAAGCATGTGGACGACAACACATCCGAGCAGGTCGAGATCCTTGTTCATCTCCCGGCGGGCAGCGACCCCGACAAGATCACGCAGCAGCTCTACGTCTTCACCGATTGCCAGGTGTCGATCTCGCCCGCCGCGTGCATCATCGAGAACGACAAGCCGCACTTCCTCGGCGTGTCGGAGATTCTCCGCCGCAGCACCGACAAGACCGTCGCATTGCTCAAGCTTGAACTGGAGATCCGCCTCGGCGAACTCGATCAGCAGTGGCACTGGGACTCGCTCGAACGCATCTTCATCGAAGAGCGCATCTACCGCCGCATCGAGAAATCGGAGACGTGGGAAAACGTCATCGCCGAGATCCGCGACGGGTTGAAGCCATTCCTGAAAGATCTGCGCCGCGAAGTCACTGACGACGACATCACCCGGCTCACGGAGATTAAGATCAAACGTATCTCGAAGTTTAACCGCTTCCAGGCCGACGAGGGGATCAAGAAACTCGAAGGCGAAATGAAAGAGGTGAAGCACCACCTCAAGCACCTCACCGAGTACGCGATCGCGTGGTTCGAGCGCCTTCAGGAAAAATACGGCAAGGGCCACAAGCGCCGCACGACTTACGATGAGATCGAGCAGATCAGCGCCGCCGCCGTCGTCTCGGCGAATCAGCGCCTCTACGTGAATCGCGAGGAAGGCTTCATCGGCCTCAACTGGCGCCAGCACGAGTTCCTTACCGAGTGTACGATCCTTGACGACGTGCTCTGCTTTATGGCGGACGGCACGATGAAGGTCGCGCGCGTGGCCGATAAAGTTTTCATGGGCCGCAACATCATCCACGTGGCGCTGCTGCCGAAGGAAGGCGACAAGGCTTTCTACACGATGATCTATCAGGACAAGGAGAGCGGAAAGGCTTTCGCGAAACGCTTCCAGATCGGCGGCGTAACCCGCGAAAAACTTTATCCGCTGGCCGCTAGCGAAGGCTCGAAGGTGGTCTTCTTCGACGTCGCGAAGACCGAGGCGTCACTGCCGAAGTCGGTCGAAGTCGAGCTCAGCCCGCGATGCAGCGCGCGCAAGAAAGAGTTTTCATTCGATCTGAAGGAGCTCTCTGTCGGCGGGCGTGCTGCGAAAGGCATCACGGTCACGGAGTATCCGGTGAAGCGCGTGCGGCAGAGCTGA
- a CDS encoding DsbA family oxidoreductase, with the protein MKITYYLEVISSWCYWSEPMWAELKQRYAGRVEFEWKIALMRPGDFPATRAQCDWFYQRSGTIMRSPLVLNSGWFEQSRNGVYDAPNVVAEAARDFGITDDRARLALTHAAVRDGRKIGDLTEAVAVVSAACGLDPAELRTRAETAEAAARVRISTEEFHSLNVSQRPAFLIEDAIGDRAVFSGLVALAPLTATIDAMLADTAAYASHAAHFGAPPKA; encoded by the coding sequence ATGAAAATCACCTACTACCTCGAAGTCATTTCCTCGTGGTGCTACTGGAGCGAGCCGATGTGGGCGGAGCTGAAACAGCGCTACGCGGGCCGAGTGGAGTTTGAGTGGAAGATCGCGCTGATGCGTCCCGGTGATTTCCCGGCGACTCGCGCGCAGTGCGACTGGTTTTATCAGCGGAGTGGTACGATCATGCGTTCACCGTTAGTCCTCAATTCGGGGTGGTTCGAGCAATCGCGCAACGGCGTGTACGACGCGCCCAATGTGGTGGCGGAAGCCGCGCGCGATTTCGGCATCACGGATGACCGAGCGCGTCTCGCGCTGACGCATGCGGCCGTGCGCGATGGGCGGAAGATCGGTGATCTCACGGAAGCGGTGGCCGTGGTCTCTGCCGCGTGCGGACTCGATCCGGCCGAACTGCGCACGCGCGCCGAAACCGCTGAAGCCGCCGCGCGCGTGCGGATCAGCACGGAAGAGTTTCACTCACTCAACGTGTCGCAGCGCCCGGCGTTTCTCATCGAGGACGCCATCGGCGATCGCGCCGTTTTCTCCGGCCTCGTCGCACTCGCGCCACTGACCGCGACGATCGACGCGATGCTGGCTGACACAGCCGCGTATGCGTCGCACGCGGCCCATTTCGGGGCTCCGCCCAAAGCCTGA